A genomic segment from Polyangium mundeleinium encodes:
- a CDS encoding YybH family protein, with the protein MAIHALSRDDLLVLVDGFLDAFNRNDLDAVMHHFTEDALYVTYDGKEHRGKGKIRAAFEPQFRGEFGKISFIAEDRLLDEEAGKAMVRWTCRHELEGGQAALPGLAEVRNLVFRGVVGRVFAWQGLDVLHFEGGKVREKRTYSHAHVPLGRGAR; encoded by the coding sequence ATGGCGATCCACGCGCTCTCCCGTGACGATTTGCTCGTCCTCGTCGACGGTTTCCTCGACGCGTTCAACCGGAACGACCTCGACGCCGTGATGCATCATTTCACGGAAGACGCGCTCTACGTGACGTACGACGGCAAAGAGCACCGCGGCAAGGGGAAGATCCGCGCGGCATTCGAGCCGCAATTCCGTGGCGAATTCGGCAAGATCTCATTCATCGCGGAGGACCGGCTGCTCGACGAGGAGGCCGGGAAAGCAATGGTGCGTTGGACCTGCCGGCACGAGCTCGAAGGCGGGCAGGCGGCGCTTCCCGGGCTCGCCGAGGTGAGGAACCTGGTGTTTCGCGGGGTGGTTGGGCGGGTCTTCGCCTGGCAGGGGCTCGACGTGCTGCATTTCGAGGGGGGCAAGGTGCGGGAGAAGCGAACGTATTCGCACGCGCACGTGCCGCTCGGGCGCGGGGCGAGGTAG
- a CDS encoding SOS response-associated peptidase — protein MCGRYTLTNVAPNLLGPLFGVDDVPLLSPRFNVAPTQDMPVVRVLAPGAPRTIELARWGLVPSWAKDVSIGDRMINARVETAAEKPAYRSSFKSKRCLVVTDGFYEWKKLGTGKKQPCRIHMPDEKPFAFAGLWARWKNAEGSTLDTFTILTAEARAAVADVHDRMPVILSTDAYGSWLDPEEQRPDVLQAMVAARVGDDLVVTPVSTRVNNPRNEGPENVRPLFAQDLQ, from the coding sequence ATGTGTGGCCGATACACCCTGACGAACGTAGCGCCGAACCTGCTCGGCCCCCTTTTCGGGGTGGACGACGTCCCGCTCCTCTCGCCGCGCTTCAATGTCGCGCCCACCCAGGACATGCCCGTCGTGCGTGTCCTCGCGCCGGGCGCGCCGCGCACGATCGAGCTCGCTCGCTGGGGCCTCGTCCCTTCGTGGGCGAAGGACGTCTCGATCGGCGATCGCATGATCAACGCCCGCGTCGAGACCGCCGCCGAGAAGCCCGCGTACCGATCGAGCTTCAAGTCGAAGCGTTGCCTCGTCGTCACGGACGGCTTCTACGAGTGGAAAAAGCTCGGCACCGGCAAGAAGCAGCCTTGCCGCATCCACATGCCGGACGAGAAGCCGTTCGCCTTCGCCGGGTTATGGGCGCGCTGGAAGAACGCCGAGGGCAGCACGCTCGACACCTTCACCATCCTCACGGCCGAGGCCCGCGCGGCGGTGGCGGACGTGCATGATCGCATGCCCGTCATCCTCTCCACGGATGCTTACGGATCCTGGCTCGATCCGGAGGAGCAGCGACCTGATGTCCTGCAGGCGATGGTCGCGGCGCGCGTGGGCGACGACCTCGTCGTGACGCCCGTCTCCACGCGCGTCAACAACCCGCGCAACGAGGGACCGGAGAACGTGCGTCCCCTTTTTGCGCAGGATTTGCAGTGA
- a CDS encoding response regulator, with protein MSAFALVAEPDPALSAAQVAVVDALGLVPLVAQDGERAIWLLRRFGTPALLVTSLSLPVVDGFEVLDWLRARISGRGAKVIVTSPFPELRTFAGALREHLGISAILPHRASPDTLRNVAEALLKGAELPAPLSEAALSTPQARSVRSMQEGPRDPRLDWFVRSAAEELHASVALAIVAQGEGRALISAVGMDARRWPVLGGIGRHVLGAGETLVVSDAFAHPFFQGDVSVMEGLVRGFAAAPVLDAAGRTRGMLCVIEPKARLRIGPEGLVRLAERARLIGTAIPNIEPGVGRLLRASRRRIIEAMPDSAPISSPR; from the coding sequence ATGTCCGCATTCGCCCTTGTCGCCGAACCCGATCCAGCCCTCTCTGCCGCCCAGGTTGCCGTCGTCGACGCCCTCGGCCTCGTCCCACTCGTGGCGCAGGACGGAGAGCGCGCCATCTGGCTGCTCCGCCGCTTTGGGACCCCGGCGCTCCTCGTCACGTCGCTCTCGCTCCCCGTCGTCGACGGGTTCGAGGTGCTCGACTGGCTGCGCGCGCGCATCAGCGGTCGTGGCGCGAAGGTCATCGTCACCTCGCCGTTCCCCGAGCTCCGCACCTTCGCCGGCGCGCTGCGCGAGCACCTCGGCATCAGCGCGATCCTGCCGCACCGCGCCTCACCGGACACGCTCCGGAACGTCGCCGAGGCCTTGCTGAAGGGCGCGGAGCTGCCGGCGCCGCTCTCGGAGGCGGCGCTCTCGACACCGCAGGCCCGTTCCGTCCGCTCGATGCAGGAGGGGCCGCGGGATCCGCGCCTCGACTGGTTCGTTCGGTCGGCGGCGGAGGAGCTGCACGCGTCGGTGGCGCTTGCGATCGTGGCCCAGGGGGAGGGCCGCGCCCTGATCTCGGCGGTGGGGATGGATGCGCGCAGGTGGCCGGTGCTCGGGGGGATCGGCCGGCATGTGCTCGGGGCGGGGGAGACGCTCGTCGTGTCGGACGCGTTCGCGCATCCGTTCTTCCAGGGCGACGTCTCGGTGATGGAGGGCCTCGTGCGGGGGTTCGCGGCGGCGCCGGTGCTCGACGCGGCGGGCCGCACGCGGGGCATGCTCTGCGTGATCGAGCCGAAGGCGCGCCTGCGCATCGGACCGGAGGGCCTCGTGCGCCTCGCCGAGCGAGCGCGGCTCATCGGCACGGCGATCCCCAACATCGAGCCTGGCGTGGGCCGCCTCCTCCGCGCCAGCCGCCGCCGGATCATCGAAGCGATGCCGGACAGCGCGCCCATCTCGAGCCCGCGTTAG
- a CDS encoding oxygenase MpaB family protein → MSTDSPRLHPDIPEGAAVPRVPAWYVDRTAARARFGEAVDSFGPFLMRGDPPADELVAVLNDLRPAQANRMLQQALDEGIASVRRPPRAFVQFFRQIDEIPLWLDWDKLDRGGRAVLRTGPLGAVVLACYSLPLSYASPDGSKPLTASGRLVQRASRRLTETARFLVETCRPGGLRRGAEGFKITIRVRLMHAQVRRLLLQRKSWPYERWGIPVNQAYMAGTNVLFSSVLIEGLSKLGYEVPQAERDDIVQLWRYGGLLSGVDSTICAATEAEGLRLIRLIHAVMDPPDDDSRALVKALMEAPLELAKNPAQKAVAQRLVDLLYGLSRHLVGEDLADALAYPRTSWRHVAPVLRGMNMMMNSFQRRVPESRDALYRFGLEAWERVIENGLAGIPAAFDFRKATVGDQGGPTHAP, encoded by the coding sequence ATGAGCACCGACAGCCCCAGGCTGCACCCCGACATACCCGAAGGCGCGGCCGTGCCGCGTGTACCCGCGTGGTACGTCGATCGAACGGCGGCGCGCGCGCGTTTTGGCGAGGCCGTCGACTCGTTCGGCCCTTTCCTCATGCGCGGCGACCCGCCGGCCGACGAGCTCGTCGCCGTGTTGAACGATCTCCGCCCTGCGCAGGCGAACCGCATGCTCCAGCAGGCGCTCGACGAGGGCATCGCCAGCGTCCGCCGCCCGCCGCGCGCGTTCGTGCAGTTCTTCCGGCAGATCGACGAGATTCCGCTCTGGCTCGACTGGGACAAACTCGACCGCGGCGGCCGCGCCGTGTTACGCACCGGCCCGCTCGGCGCGGTTGTCCTCGCCTGCTACTCGCTCCCGCTCTCCTATGCCTCGCCGGATGGCAGTAAGCCCCTCACGGCCTCGGGCCGCCTCGTCCAGCGCGCTTCCCGCAGGCTCACCGAGACCGCGCGTTTCCTCGTGGAGACGTGCCGCCCGGGTGGCCTTCGCCGTGGCGCCGAGGGCTTCAAGATCACGATCCGCGTCCGGCTCATGCACGCCCAGGTGCGCAGGCTCCTGCTCCAGCGCAAATCCTGGCCCTACGAGCGCTGGGGCATCCCCGTGAACCAGGCGTACATGGCCGGGACGAACGTGCTCTTCTCGTCCGTCCTCATCGAGGGCCTGTCCAAGCTCGGTTACGAGGTCCCGCAGGCCGAGCGTGACGACATCGTCCAGCTCTGGCGTTACGGCGGCCTGCTCAGCGGCGTCGATTCGACGATCTGCGCGGCCACGGAGGCCGAGGGCCTCCGCCTCATCCGGCTGATCCATGCGGTGATGGATCCGCCCGACGACGACTCGCGCGCGCTCGTGAAGGCGCTCATGGAGGCGCCGCTCGAGCTCGCGAAGAACCCGGCGCAGAAGGCGGTGGCGCAGCGGCTCGTGGATCTGCTCTACGGTCTGTCGCGGCACCTCGTCGGCGAGGACCTGGCGGACGCGCTCGCGTATCCGCGCACGTCGTGGCGCCACGTCGCGCCGGTGCTCCGGGGGATGAACATGATGATGAACTCCTTCCAGCGCCGGGTGCCCGAGAGCCGCGACGCGCTCTATCGGTTTGGGCTCGAAGCTTGGGAGAGGGTCATCGAGAACGGCCTCGCCGGCATCCCGGCGGCGTTCGATTTCCGCAAGGCGACCGTGGGGGATCAGGGAGGTCCGACGCATGCTCCGTGA
- a CDS encoding cyclic nucleotide-binding domain-containing protein has product MLRDKLSFLGDQDIELLLRSSQRRHVVRGETIVREGQSPEAIFLVQEGFISVRAGGVTVGYFGPGQILGEISFLERRSASATVVAEGDAVLNRIDNADLEALLSAHPDLAARFYRSLAVSLSRRVRALSGSLTKLRGQRSHKARYGQLSARHVPSSLIDGLTSVLREVQRVEESLAARRMAPDAAARVVASSCDRVVALLEEHTTEKALLAISVDDLLTFRDISRLREGVGSFVFRICFALLMSSATIARLYDKPGGVAEDDGTRRAIADADAEGDGLIGPLVDRWFLDRPVCRARRDSRKAMAAEIVRRATEHAGPGAFLVTSIGSGGGDELLDAMDEAGEGVLAATCIDPDPDALRRGNHLASEAGHASSMTFLCAEPLSLSGSGSEIFLGPQHMVYALYFFDYLSDDDAVALLDWIWGHLAPSGTAVWTALGPDLTDLPMMEHLLEWAVVPRDAPAIRALVSRSRFGRAVEVQPLEGSSLHMVTCTREPAP; this is encoded by the coding sequence ATGCTCCGTGACAAGCTGAGTTTCCTGGGGGATCAGGACATCGAACTCCTGCTCCGTTCGAGCCAGAGGCGGCACGTCGTGCGCGGTGAGACCATCGTCCGGGAGGGCCAGAGCCCCGAGGCGATCTTCCTCGTGCAAGAGGGCTTCATCTCGGTCCGCGCGGGCGGCGTCACCGTCGGCTACTTCGGCCCGGGCCAGATCCTCGGCGAGATCTCCTTCCTCGAACGACGCAGCGCGAGCGCCACCGTCGTCGCCGAGGGCGACGCCGTCCTGAACCGCATCGACAACGCCGACCTCGAGGCCCTCCTCTCCGCGCACCCCGACCTCGCGGCCCGCTTCTATCGCTCGCTCGCGGTGAGTTTGTCCCGCCGCGTGCGCGCCTTGAGCGGCAGCCTCACGAAGCTCCGCGGCCAGCGCTCGCACAAGGCGCGTTACGGCCAGCTCTCGGCGCGGCACGTCCCTTCGAGCCTGATCGACGGCCTCACGAGCGTCTTGCGTGAAGTCCAGCGTGTCGAGGAGTCGCTCGCGGCGCGCCGGATGGCGCCGGACGCGGCGGCGCGTGTGGTCGCATCTTCGTGTGATCGCGTGGTCGCCTTGCTCGAAGAGCACACCACGGAGAAGGCGCTGCTCGCGATCAGCGTCGACGACCTCCTCACGTTCCGGGACATCAGCCGCTTGCGCGAGGGTGTTGGCAGCTTCGTCTTCCGCATCTGCTTCGCGCTGCTCATGTCGAGCGCGACGATCGCGCGCCTCTACGACAAACCCGGCGGCGTCGCCGAGGACGACGGCACGCGCCGCGCGATCGCCGACGCGGATGCCGAGGGCGACGGCCTCATCGGTCCGCTCGTCGACCGGTGGTTCCTCGATCGGCCTGTCTGCCGGGCGCGCCGCGACAGCCGCAAGGCGATGGCCGCCGAGATCGTCCGTCGCGCCACCGAGCACGCGGGCCCTGGCGCGTTCCTGGTGACGAGCATCGGAAGCGGCGGCGGCGACGAGCTGCTCGACGCGATGGACGAGGCGGGCGAGGGCGTCCTCGCGGCGACGTGCATCGACCCGGATCCGGACGCGCTCCGCCGGGGCAACCACCTGGCTTCGGAGGCGGGCCACGCCTCGTCGATGACCTTCCTTTGCGCGGAGCCCTTGAGCCTCTCTGGCTCGGGCTCGGAGATCTTCCTCGGACCGCAGCACATGGTCTACGCGCTCTACTTCTTCGATTACCTCTCGGACGACGACGCGGTGGCGCTGCTCGACTGGATCTGGGGCCACCTCGCGCCTTCGGGGACGGCGGTATGGACGGCGCTCGGCCCGGACCTCACGGATTTGCCGATGATGGAGCACCTGCTCGAATGGGCCGTCGTTCCGCGCGACGCGCCGGCGATCCGCGCGCTCGTCTCGCGCTCGCGTTTTGGCCGCGCGGTCGAGGTCCAGCCGCTCGAAGGCTCTTCGCTCCACATGGTCACGTGCACGCGGGAGCCGGCTCCGTGA